The following nucleotide sequence is from Lathamus discolor isolate bLatDis1 chromosome Z, bLatDis1.hap1, whole genome shotgun sequence.
AAGAGGAAATAAGACTTAAGCAGCTTTTCTTTGATGGAAAGACATCATTTCACTAAAAAATACTTCCAATTCACTGCTCTCAAACAAGCTCTGAAGCAGATGACACAGATCTACCTATTTATCACACTGTTTTTTCCATAACCAACAGGGAAGCGATTTGCAAACAGTCAGCCTTCCACAGTGACCAGTGAAATACCCCCATTCCCTCATGTCCACCCTGCAGTGGAGCATGTAGTGGTACACCTAGGCTATTCAGTAATTCCCCAGGagtcaaaaggagaaaagaatggGTGTCTTAAATTTCTTCACAGCTGCAAGAAACCAGCACTTAAGAAATCTGTTCAGCACTCTTAGTACATGAAAGCAGCCGTTTCCAAGCATGCTTCAGGTATCTGTAATCTCAAAGAAACCAGGGAAGCAAGAGTTCAGGAGAGCGAGAGGTGTAACCAGGGTCTTTCTGGAGCATCGCCACATAGAAAATTCGACCTGCTGTGTAGAACACACTGACAAAGTGCCATGCATTTCAAGACTGCTGCATGTATTTTCTTGTCATCCTGACTTTGCTGCTTGCTTCCTCTGATTAAAAGCAAACCTGCATCACCAGTTGcagggcagaaaggaaaaaactaaCATACAGAACGTAAAAGAAAAACTAACAGCTGTTAGAAGGAGCAACAGAGCTTACATAAAAACAAGTCTTGAGCAGACATAACAAATTTCTGCAAGCTGCCCTGATGGTAGTTTTTGTAGGGCTGCTGGAGAGTTCAGTTACTGAGTAAAAAGATTTTTAGAATGCCAGCTGGCACTATCTTCATGTACCAATTTTAAGTAGAACAAGTGGATTTACGTTAACATGGCAACTGTGATTGCTtctaaaaaaattactgttgaCAGGGTCTTCTTTTCAATCTCAAGCAAAGAAAGagtaaccaaaaaaaaaaaaacccacaaaaaaaacccccgaAACACAAAAATATGGTTTACTTCTCCCTTCATGCCCAAGTCTGCTGGCCCTGCCAGTCTTGGTGGCTGAGCTGAGCAGGACTTCTGACATCAGCTGCACTCACAAAAGCCCAGTACACAGTGCAAAATCAAAGACAAGAAGTTTGAGATGTGGGAAAGAAACTAGGGGCTGATCCTCTGGCTAACCCCACTGGAGCCTCTAACTGTTGGCCAGCACAGTAGAGGGCAGAAAGCATGTCAGTACCATTACGGAGCACACCATATATATCACTGTTTCACAAGGTCAACTTCTTTTCTTACATATAATAAACAAACCAGGAAACCCTAGGACAACTAAATGAACTTTTATTAGTGATATTCATAAATTCAGTTGCTGTAACAATAAGAGggctctgcttctgctctgcagctctgccttacaaacacaaacaaagcaaagcaatgctCTGTGGTGCAACTCACTGCTCCCAGTTAATCTTCAGGTTTGGGGgtagctctgcagcacacagttcATCAAACTTGGATGCATCCTTCACAGGAGTGCTATAGAAATTCAAGACATCCTCAGCACTGCGCATCAGGTAGAGCTGTGAATTGGGGACAGCATGACCAAGTTCTGTTGCCAGCTGAGCCAGCAGGCGATACTTTAACCTGTTATCTTTGAGGGATGTCTGTTGCCAATTATCAGGAAGCGAGGGTCCAAAAATCTCCTTGACGCGAGACTCAAGGTAGCTCTGTATATCCTTCGGAGGCTGATAGCTTCTGCTGCGTGGTGGGGGACAGATCAGGCTGGGCTCATTTTTCTCTTGATGAATTATTTTGTCTGCttctacttctttttcttccttcctgttggCACCAGACAGAAGTACTTCAAGTCTCTGGGCTACTTAAAGACTGAATCAGAGCACACTTCTATTCATAGTCTTTTAATATCTAACTAACATAGCCTGTAGACATTTATACCTCCTGTAGACAAAGGAAACTCATTACTCATGCAAGAACAAAAATGTGTAGCCTagatgtttgcttttccccCAAATTGCCACATTGTCTCTACACAGCAGTGACCTCTCTAGCTTATTTGACTGGTCTAAGAGCAAACAGAATTTTAAGCAGattaatgatttattttctcagttatACCTTCATTTTCTAATCTGGTGTGAAAACGGgataacagaaaataactaCCACTATAGAAAAGAATCAGTgccatatatacatatataactATAGATATAAAGCACTAGTTTTAACTACAGAATTAAAGCCTACCCCAAGTTATTTAACTTGCTCAAATGCCACCATCTAGTTAGCAACACAAGCATGGTTTCACCTAAAAGGTGATACAAAACTGACTGGTTTTCATTCCCATTATAGCACTGCCCTGAAATATCTCCTTTTCCACACTCTGCGAGTTTCCTCACCGAAGCCGGTGACAGCACTGAAAAGCCCAGCTCCGCAATGCACGCCCGCCTGCTGGCAGCGCAACCTCGGCGGGGACGCGACGAGGACACCCGCTGCAGGCGCGCTCTGGCGCACTAAAGCCCAGCACTGAGGAGGGGAGGTCTGAATGACCAACGAGCGCCCGGATCACGGCACGGCACCAACATgttgctcttcccttccccttcccttttcctttttcttttcctttccctttccctttccctttccccttccccttccccttccccttccccttccccttccccttccccttccccttccccttccccttccccttccccggCGTTACCTCACACCACCCCAGAACGCCCTGCTCGCCACAGCGTTAAGACTCAGCCGCCAGCCAGATGCTCGCAACAACACCACGGCCGCCATCGCGAGAAGACCCCGAACTTCCTCCCAGCAGCCAGCGCGGCTGTGACGCATTCCGCCCCGCCCGCGCTGCCTCACGGGAACTGTAGTCCCGCCACGCGTAGGGCTGTAGGCGCGCCGGCTGTTGGCGGGGCAGCCATCGCTTCAGCCGCCGCCCTCGGGGCGGGCACGGCAGAGGCTGTGCCAGCGGGCGTGGGGAGGAGGTTTGGCAATAGAGTGTGTGGGACTAAAACAACATAAGGTAGGGACATATGTCGTCACCCTCTCCGACTGTAGCTGTGGATGTGTGTTCTGCCAGTC
It contains:
- the MRPL50 gene encoding large ribosomal subunit protein mL50, producing the protein MRHSRAGCWEEVRGLLAMAAVVLLRASGWRLSLNAVASRAFWGGVRKEEKEVEADKIIHQEKNEPSLICPPPRSRSYQPPKDIQSYLESRVKEIFGPSLPDNWQQTSLKDNRLKYRLLAQLATELGHAVPNSQLYLMRSAEDVLNFYSTPVKDASKFDELCAAELPPNLKINWEQ